The proteins below are encoded in one region of Carcharodon carcharias isolate sCarCar2 chromosome 2, sCarCar2.pri, whole genome shotgun sequence:
- the ptmaa gene encoding prothymosin alpha-A, whose translation MREPPPRAPHSRLEPYLHCSQHRQQQQQRFRSHSQTQPSTPTTMSDSKVEISVERAPKDLKKTQEVEPENGKGDVPANGNAGNEENGEEVEENADEVEDEESEDVGEDDEEEEDEEDEEGDDEECEGAAEKRVAEDEEDDVAKKKQKTDDE comes from the exons ATGCGCGAGCCGCCGCCGCGAGCCCCGCACTCTCGGCTCGAGCCATATTTGCATTGTTCCCAGCAccggcaacagcagcagcagcggttccgttctcactctcaaacacaaccATCCACACCGACAACAATGTCAGACAGCAAAGTAGAAATAAGTGTCGAGCGAGCCCCGAAG GACTTGAAGAAAACTCAAGAGGTAGAGCCTGAAAATGGCAAAGGTGACGTACCAGCCAATGGAAATGCT GGAAATGAAGAAAATGGAGAGGAAGTTGAAGAGAATGCAGACGAGGTAGAAGATGAAGAAAGCGAAGATGTTGGTGAAGATGACgaggaggaagaggatgaagaAG ATGAGGAGGGTGATGATGAGGAATGTGAGGGAGCTGCAGAGAAACGGGTGGCTGAAGATGAAGAG GATGATGTTGCAAAGAAGAAGCAGAAAACAGATGATGAATAA